The following are from one region of the Orenia metallireducens genome:
- the folD gene encoding bifunctional methylenetetrahydrofolate dehydrogenase/methenyltetrahydrofolate cyclohydrolase FolD, giving the protein MSQDKILDGRKVAKELETEIGQAVENLTGQGITPGLTVILVGNNPASEIYVSYKEKACNRVGINSNLIKLPAEISEEELLAEVDRLNQDDSVDGILVQLPLPQHIDEEKVINNIRADKDVDGFHPINIGKLMINGSGLHSCTPRGIMEILHRYDIELEGKNAVIIGRSNIVGKPMAQMLLQENATVTVCHSRTKNLKEHTLKADILVAAVGRAKFVTADMVKEGAVVIDVGINRTEDGLLGDVEFEGVKEKAAAITPVPGGVGPMTIATLLKNTLKACQERRG; this is encoded by the coding sequence ATGAGTCAAGATAAGATTTTAGATGGGCGTAAAGTAGCTAAAGAGTTAGAAACCGAGATTGGTCAAGCAGTAGAGAACCTAACTGGGCAAGGTATCACTCCAGGACTAACGGTTATCCTAGTAGGTAATAACCCAGCCTCAGAGATTTATGTATCTTATAAGGAAAAGGCATGTAATAGGGTTGGAATTAACTCTAATTTAATTAAATTACCTGCTGAAATCAGTGAAGAAGAGCTGTTAGCAGAGGTAGATAGGCTAAATCAAGATGATAGTGTAGATGGTATCTTGGTACAATTACCATTACCTCAGCACATAGATGAAGAGAAAGTTATCAATAATATTAGAGCAGACAAGGATGTTGATGGTTTCCACCCAATCAATATAGGTAAGCTGATGATTAATGGAAGTGGACTCCATTCATGTACCCCAAGAGGGATTATGGAGATATTACATAGATATGATATTGAATTAGAAGGTAAGAATGCAGTTATAATTGGAAGGAGTAATATTGTAGGGAAACCGATGGCACAGATGCTTTTACAGGAGAATGCAACGGTAACTGTTTGTCATAGTAGAACTAAGAATTTAAAGGAGCATACTTTAAAAGCCGATATTTTAGTAGCAGCAGTAGGTAGAGCTAAATTTGTGACTGCTGATATGGTCAAAGAAGGTGCAGTTGTAATAGATGTAGGAATCAATAGAACTGAAGATGGACTGCTAGGAGATGTTGAATTTGAAGGTGTCAAAGAGAAGGCAGCTGCAATTACTCCAGTACCAGGTGGAGTAGGACCAATGACTATTGCTACTTTACTTAAGAATACTTTAAAGGCGTGTCAGGAAAGAAGGGGATAG
- the xseA gene encoding exodeoxyribonuclease VII large subunit → MLKSSGITDHIWSVTQVTNYLKELLETDPNLSPVMLKGEISNFHHHSSGHMYFTIKDEKTQLSAVMFRGYNQGLDFIPEDGMSVIVEGKISIYPARGQYQVYVHKMQPDGIGSLHLAYEQLKERLEKEGLFREELKQAIPKIPAKVGVVTSPTGAAIRDIISVVKRRFSNVSLLIAPSQVQGEGAEETLVRGLELLNQSDVDVIIIGRGGGSIEDLWAFNKEKLARAIFNSRVPVISAVGHETDFTIADFVADMRAPTPSAAAELVVSNREEVVKYLGRLYNNLNNAMENRVNRLNDRLLSLQERRALRLPEEKIAEYMQRIDELSMNLEQRIVDNLTKKQEKLERAVGQLNSLSPLNTFARGYSLARKLDSEEEINSITQLEEGEKIEVILKDGALECEVEVIKSEG, encoded by the coding sequence ATGTTAAAGAGCAGTGGAATAACAGATCATATCTGGTCTGTTACCCAAGTAACAAATTATTTAAAAGAGCTATTAGAGACCGACCCTAATCTCAGTCCAGTTATGCTTAAAGGGGAAATCTCTAACTTTCATCACCATTCTTCAGGGCATATGTACTTTACTATCAAGGATGAGAAGACCCAGCTTAGTGCAGTGATGTTTAGAGGATATAATCAGGGATTAGACTTTATCCCTGAAGATGGAATGTCAGTAATCGTCGAGGGTAAGATAAGTATCTATCCTGCTAGGGGGCAGTATCAGGTATATGTGCATAAAATGCAGCCTGATGGTATCGGTAGTCTACATCTAGCTTATGAGCAGTTGAAGGAGAGATTGGAGAAGGAAGGGTTATTTAGAGAAGAGCTAAAGCAGGCCATTCCTAAGATTCCAGCCAAAGTTGGTGTGGTGACTTCACCAACTGGTGCTGCTATTAGAGATATTATCAGTGTAGTTAAACGGAGATTCTCCAATGTATCGCTATTGATTGCACCTAGTCAAGTCCAAGGAGAGGGGGCAGAAGAAACTTTAGTTAGAGGCTTAGAGCTATTAAATCAGAGTGATGTCGATGTAATAATTATTGGGCGTGGTGGAGGATCTATTGAGGATTTATGGGCATTCAATAAGGAGAAACTAGCCAGAGCCATCTTCAACTCTAGAGTTCCTGTTATCTCAGCAGTTGGTCATGAGACCGATTTTACCATTGCTGACTTTGTAGCTGATATGCGAGCACCTACACCTTCAGCAGCAGCAGAGTTGGTCGTTTCTAATCGGGAAGAGGTAGTTAAATACTTAGGTAGATTATACAATAACTTGAATAATGCTATGGAGAATCGGGTAAATCGTTTAAATGATAGGCTACTTAGCTTACAGGAACGTAGAGCTTTGCGATTGCCAGAAGAGAAGATAGCAGAGTATATGCAGCGAATTGATGAATTGAGTATGAATCTAGAACAGAGAATTGTTGATAATTTAACTAAGAAGCAAGAAAAGTTAGAAAGAGCAGTAGGGCAGCTTAATTCATTATCTCCTTTAAATACCTTTGCTAGAGGTTATAGCTTGGCAAGAAAATTAGATAGTGAAGAAGAGATTAATTCAATAACTCAGCTAGAAGAAGGGGAGAAGATAGAGGTTATCTTAAAGGATGGAGCCTTAGAGTGTGAAGTGGAAGTAATAAAAAGTGAAGGTTAA